The following is a genomic window from Lysinibacillus sp. G4S2.
AGCTTCATTTCTTCGCCGCCTACTTCACGGGCTAATACTACACGATGTAAGCCTTCTTCTTTCCAATACTGCACTGCCTTCCAGTTTGATAAAGATTGCTGTGTAGAAAGGTGAATTTCAAGCTTCGGTGCAGCTGTACGACATGTTTCGATGATAAGAGGATCCGCTACAATAATGCCTGTAACACCCGCAGATTCAATATCTTTTAAATATTGCTCTAAGCCGTCCATATTTTCATTGTGAGCGAAAATATTTGTCGTAACATAGATTTTAGCACTGTATTTATTGGCGAATTCAACACCTTCGCGCATTTCCTCAATCGAGAAGTTATCTGCGTTTGAACGTAGACCGAACTCTTGTCCACCGATAAATACAGCATCTGCACCATAATGAACTGCAACTTTTAATTTTTCTAAACTACCTGCAGGGGCAAGTAGCTCTGGTTTTTTTGTAATGACACGTTTACCGTCGATAATCTCACGGATTTTGTCATTTTGTTCTAATGCTAATGCCATGTTCTTGCCACCTCCTAGTAAACTGTTTCCTTGAAGATAAAGCCAGTATCAAGAGGTCTGATGGCAGGCTGAATGTCTTCAATTTTTGCTAATAAATCATCTTTAATATCTTCATACGCATCTTCTGATTCGTCAAAATATGTGTCAATTGCTTGACGATAAGCTGCCGTTACTGTGACCACATACTCTGGTGTTTGAAGAACACCCTCAATTTTCAATGCATCAATGCTACCTTCGAATAACTCGCCAAGCTCATCAATAATGCACATATCGTTTGGACTGAAAATATGCGTACCGTTAGCGTCCTCGTAAATTGGATATTTATTATTACGTTCATCATCATGAAGGAACATATGACGATTTTCCTTACGATTTTCAATTTCCATTACTTTATCCCGATATAAGAAATAATGGCCTAGTAATGGACGTTTTGATTGGAACATACATGTCATTCCATGTACTTGAACCTCAATCTCAACTTCTGCATTTTCTTTGATTTCTAGCACTTCATCTAAAGAAAGCTCACGTGAAAGCACTGCGCGAGTTGCTCCGCGTTTCCCCCAATAATTTGCCGTAAACCAGTTCGTTGCAGTCGTTTCTGGATTCCAGTGTAACGGTATTGTTACACCTTGCTCACGACGGATAATTATTACTGCTGGATCACCGTAAATTAAACGATCAACGCCAATACGTTGCATTTCTTTTAAATACTCGGCAAGCGCATCCATTTTTTCATTATGGAATAACGCATTTACCGCAACATAAACTTTTTTACCCGCTGCATGAATCAGCTTTGTTGCTTCTTCCACTTCACAAACAGAAAATTCCCCTGCTAGGCGAAGACCAAATTGTTGTTCACCAATGACAAAAGCATCTGCTCCAGCCTTTAAAAGTGCTTTTACATGGTCCACTGATTGCGGTGTAACAAGCAATTCAGGTTTTTTCATAATAGTCACCTCTTCAAACATAGTAATAAACCATCACCTACCGGTAAAAATGCACTGGTATAATCAGGATGCTGCATAATCCATTCAGTGAAGTTTTTTAAATTGCGAATCATTGTGCGCTTGCGACGCGGTACTTCTTTTAAATCCAAATCTGATAAGCCATGCATATACATATTATCGATATACAGAACTCCGCCAGATTTTACAAGAGGCGCATACTTTTCAAAAAAGCGTTGATATTGTCCCTTTGCAGCATCGATAAACACCGCATCGAATGTTGTATGAATGGCCTCATCGTCCACCTCTAAGGCGTCTCCTTCAATGACTGTAATACGATCTGATACTGCAGAACGTTCAATATAGGCCTTCGCTCTCGTAACACGCTCTAGATCTCGCTCGATTGTAACGATATGCACATTCGGTAAAGCCTCTGCCATTCTTATTGCAGAATAACCAATTGCTGTACCAATCTCTAAAATTTTCGACGGATTTTGAATACGTAGCAGTTGATTTAATGCATCAATACCAGCAAGTTGCATAATTGGTACATGATTCTCCTCCGCAAATGCTTCCATTTCTAAAAGCAAATCATTACGTGGTTGAATAAATGATTGTATATATGCATCTGATAATTCCATTTTTAAGTCCACCCTCATATCAATTATGCCTCGGCATAATTGCGTCCGCCGGAGGCTTCATCATTTAGCAACAAAAAGAAAAAGACCAAACGCGATGTCTTGGTACTTCGTCATACAAAAATGAGCAATTGTTTTTTTCAGCTCAAAACAATTGCTACCACGTATATTATCCCACATTAACAAACTGATTGAATTTATTCCATGCGGATTGATTAAAAATCACATTTTATAATAGCACGAAAATAGAAGGAAAGCTATTTTTCTTTCCTTCTATCCACATTGTTGCTATTTATGTTTTCTATTTAAAGGTAATTACTCTGCCTTACGCAAGTATTTTTCTACTTTTTGTAAATGTTCATCGTATGTTTTCGAGAAGTGGTTGACACCATCTTTATCCGCTAAGAAGTAAAGGTAATCTGTTTTACTTGGATTTAGCGTTGCTTCAATTGAAGATTTCCCAGCGCCCGCAATAGGACCTGGTGGTAAGCCTTTATTTTTATAAGTATTATAGACATTATTTACCTCTAAATCTTCATATAGTACACGATCTTTATGGGAACCAAGTGCATATAAAACAGTTGGATCTGTTTGTAGTGGCATCCCCTGATCGATACGGTTATAGAATACGCTCGCAATCGTTTCTCGATCTGTTTGGGCGGTAGCTTCTTCTTCCAGTAATGAAGCAAATGTTAGTAATTGATGTACTGACATTTTCTTTTCAGTTAAAACATCGCTGTAAGTCTTCACAACTTTGTCCATTGCCCCTACCATTTCATCTACAATTGATTCTAATGAAGGTTTTTCTTCAAAGTAAGAATAAGTTGCAGGGAATAAATAGCCTTCTAAATCATAGCGAATATTATCAGCTAAAACCGCATCTGTCACAAGATCAGGGTATTTAGCCTTCATTTGTTGAACAAATGCATCGCTTGTTACTAAGTCCATAAATTCCTTTTGAGTGTACGGCGTTTTCTTTTCTACAATGTTACCAATTTGTTCGAGTGTTAAACCCTCTGGAATTGTCATTGTAAAGACTGGTTTACGGTAGACCTTTCCGGATTTTAAACTTTCTATTAGCTCATCTAATGTCATGGCCTGCGTTAAATCATATTTCCCGGCTTGGAACTGGGATTCATTTTTAAACTTAGCATAGTATTTAAAAACACGCGCATCTTTAATAATTCCTTTTTCCTCTAGTAAAGTCGAAATAGAGCTTAAGGTTGAGCCAATTGGTACTTCAACTACTATAGTTTTAGTTGCATCCGGATCCACCGGTTTTAAAGCACTCTTCACATACGTATAACCAAATAAACCGACAATCCCTAATAGTAGAACAATAGAAATTGCAACAATAGCCACTATTTTTCTCACAACTTTTACCTCGGATTTTCTTTTTTCCATTTTTGAAAACATTTCTTGTTTTTTTGAACCGTTATCCACGGGTTTCCCCCCTATCACTTCATTATCATACTAGAAATCAACTTTCACGACAAACAGAAATAGATAATTCAGTAAAAATAGCACATATCAACTTCGCCTCGACGTAATTCGTTCGGATTTTAAATTGTGCCCACAAACTGCCGTTGCGATTTCGCTACAGCAAACATTTGGCTGAATGAAAATAAAAAAACTCTGAGTAGCACTTTACACCACTCAGAGTTTTTATTATAAATCATTTAATATATCTTCAACAAATTCCCATTCGGCATCTGTTTCAATTGGTAATAATTCTTCTATCGTCCCGTCATTTCCAGCTATATATTGGGCAGCAAAAATATCTTTTTCCTCGATTGGCTCGTCCGATGCTAGAACATAAAGTACATAGGATTTACCAAACTGTTCGGATGAAAATGTATGAATGACCTCACAAACCTGATCTGTTCCATCCTCATCTGTTACAGTAATTAGCTGCGGCCCCTCTTCAAATTCATTCAGAAGTGTTAGGACTACCTCATTAATCATCTCCCACTCCGCCTCTGTTTCAACAGGCTGTAAATTGGTCATTTCCCCATTATTATCATCATAATCGAATGTCATAGCAGAAATGTCCCCAGGAATTTCATTACCATTTTCGTCAATTAACGAAAATAATACATATGATTTTTCTTCTGCATCAAAGGTGAAGACAACACGGCATTTTTGCTCCTTGCCATCCTCTCCAATTATAAGAAATTCTTGCGTTTCTTCGTTCATTTAATCTCCTCCAAGCTAGCTTTATTCTTTCAAAAGTAAAAAAGGAACAAGGAGTGCTTATTGCCATCCTTGTTCCACACTTTTAAAGATTACGATGATTATTCTTCGTTTTCATCCTCTAAAGCGTTTAATACGTCTTCTACCATATCCCACTCTGCTTCAGTTTCGATTGGTGTTAACTCACCATCTTCACCATTTTCAGATGGTACAAATGAAGATACGAAGATTTCTACAGAGCCATCCTCATCTTCTTCTGCACCTACCATAGAGTAAAATACATATGATTTACCGAATTCAGCTGATTCATGTACGTGAATCACTTCACAAAGTTGTTCATTTCCGTTCTCGTCAATCACTGTAATGTGTTGTACATGTAATTCTTCTTCGTGGTTATGCTCTTGTGCCATGCGCTTGTCACCTCATAAATTAATTTTTGCTATCTAAGTAGCCTTGTAAAATCATCACAGCAGCCATTTTATCTATGACTTGCTTGCGTTTTTTGCGACTTACGTCCGCTTCGATTAGCATACGCTCAGCAGCCATCGTTGTTAGACGTTCATCCCAAAGCTTGACCGGTAGTGAAAATGTTTCTTCTAAAAGCTTTTTATAGTTTTCAGAAGCCTCCCCACGCGGTCCAACCGTATTATTCATGTTTTTCGGGTATCCTACAACAAATTCTGTTATAGCATACTCCTTCACTAGCTCGGCTATACGCTCAATGCCGAACTCGCCGTTAGCTTCATCAATTTTTACGGTTTCAATACCTTGGGCCGTCCACCCTAGAGCATCACTAACAGCAACGCCTACGGTTTTTGACCCAACGTCTAATCCCATAATTCTCATTTCTAATCCTCGTTATTCTTTTTAATATAAAACTTAACAAGCTCTTCTAGAATTTCGTCACGCTCAAGCTTGCGAATTAAATTACGAGCATCCTGATGGCGAGGAATATACGCCGGATCACCAGAAAGTAAATAACCGACAATCTGATTGATAGGGTTATATCCCTTTTCCTCTAATGAAGAATGTACTTTCAACATTACCTGCTTGACTTCCTGTTCCATTGATTCTTCTGGAAAATTAAATTTCATCGTTTGATCAAATGAACTCATGACCAGCACCTCGCTTTCAGAAATAAGGAGATGTGCAAAAAAGCTCATCTCCAATTTCTCTTTATTATAACATGTTTTGGCGTATTATCAATTATACCTCGGCATAATTGCGTCTGGAATCGGCTTTGTGTTTAGGCCTGCACGAGGGCCGACACGATGTCGGTCATTTCGGTAATGCCACAGGACGTGGCGTTTTTACCGACGCAGGTCAGTCAGCCGTTATCGCATGGATGCGATGATCTTAGGCTAACATCCCCTAAGAACTCCTTTCCGATTCCGTGACATCCGCCGGAGGCTTTAGGCCAGCAGATGTTTTTTGTGCGAAAGCGTAGTGCTAACGCAGCGGCAGCAACACGACGCTGGTCACTCAGGCGTTTTCACAGGATGTGAAGTTCTTAGCCTGAGTTCCTCTATTGCAATCGCAAAAAGAAGTTAAATGGATTTAACATAATCATACACAGAAAGTAGTGCTTCATCAAGTTTTGATGCATCTTTTGCACCTGCCATCGCCATATCTGGACGACCGCCACCTTTACCACCACATGCTTCTGCTACCATTTTTACGATATTTCCTGCATGGTAATTACCACCAACTAAATCTTTTGTTACACCAGCACATAGCATAACCTTTTCGCCATCGACAGCACCAAGAACGATAACAGCTTTAGGCATTTTCACTTTCAAGTCATCCATCATTTGACGCAGTTGATTATTGTCCTTCGCCTCAACTTTAGTAGATAGAACAGTTACATCCCCAAAAGTTTGCGCAGCGTCCACAATAGCGCCTGCTTGTGCATTCGCGATTTTTTGTGATAATGCCTCATTTTCACGTTGTAAATCTTTGTAGTCAGCTTGTAACGCATTTACTTTTGTCACAATATCTTTTGGATTAGCTTTTAATATTGCCGCCGCTTCGTTTAATAAAGCTTCTTCCTCTTTCACTGCTTCATAAGCAACTTTACCTGTCACAGCCTCGATACGACGAGTACCTGCACCGATACCACCTTCTGAAACAATTTTGAAGAAGCCAATTTCAGAAGAACGTTTTACGTGTAAACCACCGCAAAGTTCAATAGAGTAGTTACCAATTGACACAACGCGAACGATATCACCGTATTTCTCACCGAATAAAGCCATTGCTCCCATAGCTTTTGCTTCATCGATGCCTTTTTCTTCAATAACGACCTCTATATCATCCCACACTTTTTCATTTACAATACGTTCAATTTGTTGTAATTCCTCTTTTGTCACTTGTCCGAAGTGAGAGAAGTCAAAGCGTAAACGATCAGGCCCTACATAAGATCCAGCTTGGCTAACATGGTCGCCCAGTACATCTTTTAGCGCGCGTTGCATAATATGTGTTGCTGTATGGTTTTTAATAATTAAATTACGTTCATCACGGTTAACTACTGCCTTCACAGCATCTTCAACATGCATTTCGCCAGATTCTACAAGTACAGTATGAAGCGGCTGACCATTTGGAGCTTTTTGTACATCTTTTACAATGGCCGTAAAGCTATCATTAGCAATAACACCGCTATCCGCTATTTGACCACCCATTTCAGCATAGAATGGTGTTTTAGCTAAAATAACTAGTGCTTCTTGCCCTTCAGATGCTACCTTCGATACTTGACCATTGACAATGATCGCTGCCACTTCTGTGTCTGTCGTTAATGTATCATAGCCTACAAATTCACTTGCAACCGTCAAGTTTGCTAGCACTTCGTTTTGTACTTGCATAGAATCTACATCTTGACGAGCTGCACGTGCGCGTTCACGTTGTTCTTCCATTGCCGCTTCAAAGCCTTCATGATCTACCTTCATGCCTACTTCTTCCGCATACTCTTCTGTTAATTCGATTGGGAAACCGTAAGTATCATATAAACGGAATGCATCTGCACCTGGAATATAGTCATGGCCTGCTGCTTTTTGAGCTTCTACTACATCGTTAAAGATAGTAAGACCACCGTCTAATGTTTCATGGAAGCGAAGTTCCTCATTTTTAATAACACGTTGGATAAACTCGCATTTTTCCGTTACCTCTGGGTAGAAATCATTCATAATTTCACCAACAGTTGGTACTAATTCAAACATAAATGGCTTTTCAATGCCGATTTGTTTTGCATAGCGCACAGCACGACGTAGTAAACGACGTAATACATAACCTCGACCTTCATTTGAAGGAAGAGCACCATCACCAATAGCAAACGCCACTGTACGAATGTGGTCAGCGATCACTTTAAATGGTGTATTAATATCTTCTTCTGAACCGAAGATTTCACTTAGTGCTACTTCACCAGGACGTTTGTATTTACGATTTGCTAACTGCTCGATTTTTTCAATTATAGGCATGAATAAATCTGTATCAAAGTTCGTTGGAACATTTTGAACAACTGATACGATACGCTCAAGACCCATACCAGTATCAATATTTTGCTTTGGAAGTGGTGTGTATGTGCCATCAGGATTATGGTTGAATTGAGAGAACACTAAGTTCCAAATTTCAAGATAGCGTTCATTTTCTCCACCTGGATACATTTCTGGATCATTTTCATCTGAACCGTATTCTTCCCCACGGTCATAAAAAATTTCTGAGTTAGGACCCGATGGACCTTCACCGATATCCCAGAAGTTCCCCTCTAGACGGATTAAACGCTCTTCAGGAATACCAATTTCGTTATGCCAAACGTCATACGCTTCTTGATCTTCAGGATGGATCGTAATCGATAAAAGCTCAGGATCAAAGCCCATCCATTTTTTATCCGTTAAGAACTCCCAAGCATAATGAATAGCTTCTTTTTTAAAGTAATCCCCAATTGAGAAGTTACCTAACATTTCAAAGAACGTATGGTGACGAGCTGTTTTACCTACGTTTTCAATATCATTTGTACGGATTGATTTTTGGGCATTTGTAATACGTGGATTTTCAGGAATGATACGACCATCGAAATATGGTTTAAGTGTTGCAACACCTGAGTTAATCCAAAGTAATGATGGGTCATTGATTGGCACAAGCGGTGCTGATGGCTCATGATGATGACCTTTTTCTTTAAAGAATTCTAAATACATGCGGCGAATTTCTGCTGCTTTCATATGAAAATTTCCTCCCTATATGTTTTGTAAAATTACGATATGAATCCACAAATCAACATAAAAAAGCCCCCATCCCCAAAAAAGGGACGAGGACTTGTGATTTGTCTCGCGGTACCACCCTAGTTGTAAGTAAA
Proteins encoded in this region:
- a CDS encoding IreB family regulatory phosphoprotein gives rise to the protein MSSFDQTMKFNFPEESMEQEVKQVMLKVHSSLEEKGYNPINQIVGYLLSGDPAYIPRHQDARNLIRKLERDEILEELVKFYIKKNNED
- the ruvX gene encoding Holliday junction resolvase RuvX encodes the protein MRIMGLDVGSKTVGVAVSDALGWTAQGIETVKIDEANGEFGIERIAELVKEYAITEFVVGYPKNMNNTVGPRGEASENYKKLLEETFSLPVKLWDERLTTMAAERMLIEADVSRKKRKQVIDKMAAVMILQGYLDSKN
- a CDS encoding DUF1292 domain-containing protein, whose amino-acid sequence is MAQEHNHEEELHVQHITVIDENGNEQLCEVIHVHESAEFGKSYVFYSMVGAEEDEDGSVEIFVSSFVPSENGEDGELTPIETEAEWDMVEDVLNALEDENEE
- the mltG gene encoding endolytic transglycosylase MltG, with translation MDNGSKKQEMFSKMEKRKSEVKVVRKIVAIVAISIVLLLGIVGLFGYTYVKSALKPVDPDATKTIVVEVPIGSTLSSISTLLEEKGIIKDARVFKYYAKFKNESQFQAGKYDLTQAMTLDELIESLKSGKVYRKPVFTMTIPEGLTLEQIGNIVEKKTPYTQKEFMDLVTSDAFVQQMKAKYPDLVTDAVLADNIRYDLEGYLFPATYSYFEEKPSLESIVDEMVGAMDKVVKTYSDVLTEKKMSVHQLLTFASLLEEEATAQTDRETIASVFYNRIDQGMPLQTDPTVLYALGSHKDRVLYEDLEVNNVYNTYKNKGLPPGPIAGAGKSSIEATLNPSKTDYLYFLADKDGVNHFSKTYDEHLQKVEKYLRKAE
- a CDS encoding DUF1292 domain-containing protein, which produces MNEETQEFLIIGEDGKEQKCRVVFTFDAEEKSYVLFSLIDENGNEIPGDISAMTFDYDDNNGEMTNLQPVETEAEWEMINEVVLTLLNEFEEGPQLITVTDEDGTDQVCEVIHTFSSEQFGKSYVLYVLASDEPIEEKDIFAAQYIAGNDGTIEELLPIETDAEWEFVEDILNDL
- a CDS encoding peptidase U32 family protein gives rise to the protein MKKPELLVTPQSVDHVKALLKAGADAFVIGEQQFGLRLAGEFSVCEVEEATKLIHAAGKKVYVAVNALFHNEKMDALAEYLKEMQRIGVDRLIYGDPAVIIIRREQGVTIPLHWNPETTATNWFTANYWGKRGATRAVLSRELSLDEVLEIKENAEVEIEVQVHGMTCMFQSKRPLLGHYFLYRDKVMEIENRKENRHMFLHDDERNNKYPIYEDANGTHIFSPNDMCIIDELGELFEGSIDALKIEGVLQTPEYVVTVTAAYRQAIDTYFDESEDAYEDIKDDLLAKIEDIQPAIRPLDTGFIFKETVY
- a CDS encoding O-methyltransferase, yielding MELSDAYIQSFIQPRNDLLLEMEAFAEENHVPIMQLAGIDALNQLLRIQNPSKILEIGTAIGYSAIRMAEALPNVHIVTIERDLERVTRAKAYIERSAVSDRITVIEGDALEVDDEAIHTTFDAVFIDAAKGQYQRFFEKYAPLVKSGGVLYIDNMYMHGLSDLDLKEVPRRKRTMIRNLKNFTEWIMQHPDYTSAFLPVGDGLLLCLKR
- the alaS gene encoding alanine--tRNA ligase, with translation MKAAEIRRMYLEFFKEKGHHHEPSAPLVPINDPSLLWINSGVATLKPYFDGRIIPENPRITNAQKSIRTNDIENVGKTARHHTFFEMLGNFSIGDYFKKEAIHYAWEFLTDKKWMGFDPELLSITIHPEDQEAYDVWHNEIGIPEERLIRLEGNFWDIGEGPSGPNSEIFYDRGEEYGSDENDPEMYPGGENERYLEIWNLVFSQFNHNPDGTYTPLPKQNIDTGMGLERIVSVVQNVPTNFDTDLFMPIIEKIEQLANRKYKRPGEVALSEIFGSEEDINTPFKVIADHIRTVAFAIGDGALPSNEGRGYVLRRLLRRAVRYAKQIGIEKPFMFELVPTVGEIMNDFYPEVTEKCEFIQRVIKNEELRFHETLDGGLTIFNDVVEAQKAAGHDYIPGADAFRLYDTYGFPIELTEEYAEEVGMKVDHEGFEAAMEEQRERARAARQDVDSMQVQNEVLANLTVASEFVGYDTLTTDTEVAAIIVNGQVSKVASEGQEALVILAKTPFYAEMGGQIADSGVIANDSFTAIVKDVQKAPNGQPLHTVLVESGEMHVEDAVKAVVNRDERNLIIKNHTATHIMQRALKDVLGDHVSQAGSYVGPDRLRFDFSHFGQVTKEELQQIERIVNEKVWDDIEVVIEEKGIDEAKAMGAMALFGEKYGDIVRVVSIGNYSIELCGGLHVKRSSEIGFFKIVSEGGIGAGTRRIEAVTGKVAYEAVKEEEALLNEAAAILKANPKDIVTKVNALQADYKDLQRENEALSQKIANAQAGAIVDAAQTFGDVTVLSTKVEAKDNNQLRQMMDDLKVKMPKAVIVLGAVDGEKVMLCAGVTKDLVGGNYHAGNIVKMVAEACGGKGGGRPDMAMAGAKDASKLDEALLSVYDYVKSI